The Vulpes vulpes isolate BD-2025 chromosome 1, VulVul3, whole genome shotgun sequence genome contains the following window.
ggccggggtgggggccaTGGAAGCTAATACATGGTGCACTAGGTCACACGACGGAcactgggggtgggtgggtgggggtgggcgtggCCCAGGCATGGCAatgtgggggaggagagaggagagggcagcGGGCCCCAGCCAGGAGCTtctggaggtggtgggggaaggtgggggggaggtgggcggcGTCTCTGGTCGCAGAGGATGGAAGGAATCAGTTAGAAGGGGTTGAATGGAGGCACTGGAGGCATGGCCACAAGGCGGATGGTCTGGGCCCAAGAAAAGTAATGCAAGGGTGGGACAGCAGGCAGCCGGCCAGCTCTGGGCTTGGGCAGCTAATCTAAGGATTAGGGACACCCAAGGGACCTTACGGGTCCTCCAAGCCCCCCATTTTCCAAGGGAGAGAACAAGCTTGGGAAGAGGCGAGCTTAAGGTCCCGATAAGGATTTAGGGGTCAGTTGTGCAAAGACAGTCATACCCTCACCCCCACTCTCCTACCCTGTCTGTCCCAAACAGAGAATGGGGAAGAGAGATTCTAACTTCACCTTACTGAGGCTCCTCAGGGAACCGGGAGGGCGAACCCATTTCATAGATGGGGACAACGGGGACATTTCTGTCAGACTACACCTTTCCACgcctctcccacctccctgccagGGGATCTGTGTACCACCTTCCCTCCAGGAGTAATACTGATTTCTTGAAATCCTTAGCACTGGTGGGGCAGGTGAGAGGACACACTCTGGGATTCTCCCAAATGTAACCGGGATGTGGGCCATGCCTCCAGGGGCCTGAGATGccaacacaaagaaaaaaaaaaatgactccccACGTCCCCTGGCTCAAACCCAGTACAAAAGTGACTATTTACAAtgaaggggtggggagtgggggggggggcacagaaaGGAGTGGGGCCAGACTGAGCGCGCCACTTGCAGCAGGCCACGCCCCTGGCCCCGCCTTTGAAAGGGACAAAGCCAAACAGCAGAGATATTTATAAGGGTCAGTTGCCCCAGGGCGGGGAGGACCCtaggggtgagggatggggtagGGCATGGGATGGGGTGCGGGTGGGGAGGCATGGGCGGTGGGAGGAGATGGAGGAAAGGTAGCTACTGCCCctcgcctcccccctccccctcgccgGACACACAGTTTTCCGTGGGATGAACACAGAAAGGGTTAATCAAAAAGAGTTCGATGAGCGAGTCTGACGGTCGAGTGGGGCGGGCTGGAGCAATGAGGCCGCAGGTCCCGGTGGCCGGTGGTGATGGAGTCACTTAGAAGATGAGAGGTTGGtggttttgggggtggggggagcgggtAGGGAGGAGGAAAGGTGTGGGGAGGGGATTAGGCGGTCCCCCCCAATTATCTCTGGGAGACAAGAGTGTCCTGGACTGGCTGAGAAGGGGTTAAAAAccagcagcccccccaccccccaccccccgagacgtcccccatctccctccctgcGGCCCAGCCTTCCCCAACGCGACTGGCAGAGGGTACGGAGACGGACCTTACACACACCAGCAGCGGCGCCACGGAGACGAGCCCCTCCACCGCGGCGTCCAGACAGCTGACTGCAGTGGCGAGGGATCGGGTGCCTGGGCTGGGTGTCCGCGACTCCACGAGAGCCGTAAACGTGTGTCCCCGGCCCTCAGGGCCCCAACGTGGGCCTCGCGACCCCCGTTCTCCCCGTCGTGACATCCGGGCCAGGCTTTCGCGACAGCCGGCCTCGGGGGTTCAAAGTCGGCGGGGCAGGTGCGCGGCAAACAGCGCGAAGGCCTGCCTGGCTGTCTCGAGAGGCGAGGCGGGCACCCAATCAGCAGCCTGGACGCCCAAACTGCCACCCTCGTCGCCACCCTTAGTTAAATACCTTTCCCACCGCTCAGCACATCGCGACCTCGAATCCAGGTCTTGAAATAGCAGTAATCAATGCAAGGGAATCCCCTCACTTTCCAAACAGTAGTAGGCCAccaaatcagaaacaaaataaggagggtggggggtgcagggatggaggaagaggcaagagaaaaagaaagaggggactTTGAGGGACTTGGCGattaagaaaggggaaaagaaatacCACTCAGAAGTGGTACCCTATTCTTCCAAGTATAGGTCCCCAACCGTCTGCAAGCCCACTCTTACCACTCCACTTGGGGTACCCATAGTAATTCCCACCTACAAGCCCAGGGCAGGCGTTAGGGCAGATAAAGATGGCACGATCTTCACCTTCTGATCCCCTAATAATTATTGCAGTGAAGCCTCCTTGCCCATGGAGAGATGGTTGGGACAGGGCGGAAGAAGGTGGCTGGGGCAGGTTGGCTCAGAGCCCCCTGAGACGGGGGATGAAGGAGGTGAATTTGGCACATTGAACCCCTTCTTCTCATAAGTGCTTTGAGGTCCTTCTCTGGAATCCAGCTGGCACCATCCCTCGGGCCAGCAGAAGAGGGGCTGAGCTAGTCTCCCCACTCTCCAATTTCTACAGATTTTCCCGAAGGAGGCAAGTGGGGTTCTCCCCGGCTGGTGGAATTTGGGGGATCCAAAAGATTAGGGATTAGCTGAagggaagggtttttttttctgtcttttttttttttcttacaaagatTCTAAGAAAAACTCAGGGTGGGAGGGGTGAGGAAGGGGGACCCAATTTAGTTAAATGTCCACAGACTTTTTCAATGCCTCTTAGGGCCTCCTCCAAGAGAGATGGTCCCATTTCCTCCCCTCTATCTGAGGTTCCCTCCCCCCAGAGCGGCTCAGTTCCAAGGAagtttggcactttttttttttaatcaagggggaggtgggcggaggaaAGAGTTGAGAGGGGtgagaagaagggaaaagacagACAAAGATAGAGACAGGACAGGTAACAATGGGAGCCACAAGGAGAGAAAGTAGAAAGCCAGAGGGAGCccaagaaaggggggggggggacactcgGGGGAAGATGTTAGGAGCCCGAGGGCAAATGGGAAGGAATGTGGAGACAATTCAATGCAGCAAacacttattaagcacctactgggTGCTGAAGAGCAGGGTGCAAGAAGGCCGCTCAGAGTCTCTGAGATCTGATTGGCTAATAGggaagggggggggaagaggcaGTGGGTTTTCAATGATCCCCATCCCTGACCCCACATCTGTGTCCCCTCTGGACACACTGCAGCACAAAAGATTGAGGTCAGAATGCAGAAAAGACTTTCAAGGGATGGAGAAGATGGTAGCATGAGTTTCTTAGGGTAAAAACAGGGAAAGGTGTGTGGCTCTCCACTCACCAACCTGGTGAGTGAACCAGCTCACTGAGCTAGCAAACTACCTTTCAGATAGCCCTGGCTGGTGGGGTAGGGGGTCCCCGAGAAATGTGAATAGGGAGGGGGTTGTCACACAGATACCCCAAGGGAACACTTTTCGGGAGGCCCAGCCTCCAGAGACGTGTCTGTGTGAGAAGAGTACTGGGTCCCACTGCTTGGGACCCAGCCTCCTGCAAAAGGGGCTatagaaagcatctgacaaaccaGGGCAGCAGAGGATGCAAATGATATGCAAATGAGCGCTTTCAAatcccacctccccactcccagacCATGTTTTACCTCTCCctggctccttcccctcctcacaggggcctggggggggggggctgtaggGGGGATATCCCAGCTAGACACTGCAATACCCACTGTGGGTGGAGATACTGTGAAATACCATAGGGTCTtttgagaggcagaggggagcagtGGCCCATAGGGCCACCTCTCCCTACCCCTTGCAGAAGATATGTACAAAGTTACATCAAGAATTGTTTTGGCACTCGAATCTCCATCTGGGTTCAATCTGGAGAttaggggtgggggcagcagcgatgggaggtgggggatggggaaatgGGGCCTGCCCTCCACCCTTGAGATGAAGAGGGCATGGAAAAAGTCACCCTAGTGCCCAAGCTACAGCCTCCCATCAGGTGGAAGGGCCGGGGTGGGAAATTCAGTGCAAGGTACCTTGAAGGCTATTGCTTTCTAGGGATTTTCACATTTTGATTTGGGGGTGGCTCTCTAGCAAGGGGCAGGGGTCTCCCAGGCTTTAGGGGTAGGAATTGTCTCtggcttttcttctctccctttgtgGGAGAGAGACGAGGAGGCCTGATTCCCCCAAAGCCATGGAGTAGAGAAGGGTCTGGAAGACCTAGGAGGGGGACAAACGGGGGAGAGGGTGGGCATGggggtgcccctcccccagagatgCTGATGATGGAACCAGGGCACTGGGGGCCCTGCTTTGGGTTGGAGGAAGTGGAGGTGGtctccaagggggagggggagatggatGAGGGTAGAGGTGGGTCTCAGCTATTCTAAGTCCATAGGGTTGTCAGGCCCTGAAATCTCAGCCTGCCAACAAGGTCTTAGAGCTGACCACAGCCACAGTGCTCAGGGAGCCACTCCCAAACCAACTCTCAGGGCTGCCTGGCTTGGCAGACTCCATTGCTAGAACATTCTAGCTCCTCAGGGCCCATGGCAAGAGCACCAAAACATTCTGATCCCTCGAATACTATCAAAGTACTCCAACTTGCTAGAAACCACAAGCCAATCTAATCTATCAGACCACACGAAGCATTCCAGCTCAAGGGACCCTACCGTGTGGCTCACTGAACTCTACACTGGGTCATGGTGGCCTGACAGAGCCACCACACATTTGGCTCACCAGACTCAATGGAACAAAGCCACGCAGACACAAGCATGCACACGAAAGGCGGGGGTGGGAATGGGGGTCTTAACAGTATTCACTAGCTCCgtctcccacccctccctgccaggTGAGTTCACAGACTTGGTGTATTTGGATAGAGATGACCCTGACAATATTAGGTCTTTTTCCTTAGAGTCCTCCAGATATGATTCCAAGTCCCTCCCCTTATTCTCTTCCTAGGCAGACCCTCCAGGCCAAGACCCACCAGAGAGGGGTGCGGGTGAAGAAGAGAGTCAGTGACTGGCCATGGCCCAATTCAGGAGGTGCATGCTCCATCCCAATGATGTCACAGGAAATAACCTGGAGATACCACAGGAAGTACATGCCCCCATGATGTCGTTGAAGTAACCTTTGAGGAAGGCCCATTGAGACATCATAGGAAGTACCTGTCTGTCCTATCATCACAGGAAGTGACCTCTGGGGGAACTATTTCCTGTGACATCGTAAGGAGTGCCAGTGGCACCCCAGAAAAGTACTTGACACTGTGACATCCCAACAGGGACCTTCACTCCCATTACTCTAGGTAAAACCATAGAAGATGCCACAGGAAGTTGTTCTGGCTTCTCACAAGAGTCTTGCCCACAGGACTGGACCAATCCCAGAGCTGGCCTCATTCCCAGCAGCACTGCACACCCTCACCCCATATGACCTGACAACAAAACAGTGATCAGCCCCACCTGGGAGAGGCAACTCCAAAAGGGGTAGAGTCGCTGAGCAAATCTGGAAACTCTGGGGTCCCTGCTCCAAATACCCCATTTCAGCTCAGACTCCTCTGCTACCTCTACTCCCATCCCTTCTCCCAGATCTGGAACTGAAAGCAGAAGAGGTGGGGTGTTGTTTAGGGGAGGCCCCTCATTCTAGGTGGCCCAgaggctccctcccctcctcccatatggaaattaaaacttacaaagggggggggggggaatccttaccaaaaaaaaaaaaaaaaaaaaaatggggaaaagaaaaaaagaaaaaaaaaaataaggaaaggaaaaaaaaaaagaaaaaagaaaaaaaaggagggaaagaaagagaaaataacgctttgttttctattaaaatcaacaaaatgcaaTATATACAGATATCACACAGACCCGGGCCCTTGGGAGAGGAGGGTCAGGCCCCAGTCAAGCatagggaggaaggaagaaggagtcAGTTcagagctggggagggagctTCTGGGCCCCATCCCCAGCCATCACTCAATCCTGCCTATGACTACCAGAAGGGGGGGTGCAGTCAGGCCTACCCAGCCCCATCCCACGAGGAGCAGGACAACACCCGAGCTGAGGTcaggagtgggggttgggggggctggggaggggaggagaaggaagaggaggaggaggggcaggaggagggtgggagcACACACCACAGGCCTCATCCCACTTTCTGGGGGTTTGAGGCCCTCACTCCCTGCTCGTAGGTGACCCGCTGGCTGATGAGGTATTGAGCGGCTTGCGTGGCCGCAGGGCTGCCCGTGATGGTGACCCGCCGGTTCCGCGTGCCCGGCAGGAACTCTCCCTTCTTGGAGATCTGGATGCGGGCGCCTGTCAGCTCCTGGTACTCCACCAACGTCTTGCCCCCTTTGCCCAGGATGGCCCCCACCAGGTTCTCAGGCACCGCAATCTCCACCAGCTCCTTGGCACTCTCGGCGGCCAGCTTCTCCGCCGTCAGGaagcccccggccgccccggctgcggctgcggcggcCACCAGCGGGccacccccgccgcccgccccgccgcccgccccggccccgaggtagCCGTTGGCGGCGGCGGCCAAGGCGAAggagcccagggccccggggggcggcggcggcggcggggcggcccctccggcgggcccggccccggcctcccccGCGTAGGACGCCAGGAggttggcggcggcggcggcggcggggttGGCACCAGCGGCCACGGCGGCCAGGACCCCGGAGGCCGCGGCCGAGTTGAGGCCCAGGCCGAGGGAGTTGGTGTTGTAGCCGTAACTGGCCAGCGTGTTAAGCGCCGTGCTGATGGCCAGCAGGTCGGTGCCCGAGAAGGCGGGCAGGGCGGCGGGGAAGGCGCCCACGCCCGCCAGCCCCGCGGGGCCCAGCAggcccgaggcggcggcggccgaggcggcggcggcggcgggcagcACGTCGGCGGGGCTGGCGTACGGTGAGCCGGTGGGGTTGGAGTTGGCCACGGGGCCAGCCACGTTGGCGTAGCTGATGTTGAGGCAGCTGCTGCTCTGGGGGTCTTCCTGTACCTTCTGCACGATGGCGCTCACGGCCTTGTGCACCTGCTCCGGTTCGCCGCTGACGGTCACCACTCGCTCCTGAAGGTTGATACCCTCTGGCTTCTGCGACAGCTGCACCCAGGCACCCGACTGTTCCATCACGGCTTTCACTGTGGCGCCCCCCTTGCCGATGATCAGGCCCGCGGTGCTGTTGGGGACGATCAGCTTGGCCTGCGTGTGGAGCGAGAGGGAGGGTCTTTAGGATGGAGGGTGGAGAACAGCAACAGTAGGCTAGAGCTTGTTTTCCTAACCCGCCCCCCTCCCAAATGCGTCCCAAATCAGGCCTGCTGTGCCCCCTGATATGCACTGGTATGGTCCTACTGCTtgttaaaaaatagtgaaatacatCCACTTTGgttggttaaaaagaaaaaaaaaagagctagtacTCCAAGTCCTCTCAGTAGACTCTCAGCCACCCTGTCCCATGCCTCTGGGACTCCTGGGacctcccctgccctccaggacaGTGGGTGCTCCCAGCTTGCACTGGTGCTTATGCTTTctagacctttatttttttattttttaagattttatttatttattcatgatagacctagagagagaaacagagaggcagagacacaggcagagggagaagcaggctacatgccaggagcccaacgcaggactcgatcccgggaccccaggatcacgccatgggtcaaaggcaggcgctaaaccgctgagccacccagggatccccccaccttCTAGATCTTTAAACACTCTGActcccagccccggagaagcagtCATTAAGTCTAACTTTACAGATAAGCCACCTGAGGCCCATGAGATGAAGGGACTCGCCCCAAGACTACCCAGGTTGTGGAGGGGTTGAAATCCAGACTCCTGGATTCCTGTTCCATCCTGTTACCTACCCTATGGCCAGGTCACCTCACTTTAACCTCTTTTTGTTATGGGCCAAATTGTTGCCCTCCCCATTCGGATGttgaagtccttttttttttttaaagattttatttatttattcatgagagagagagaggcagaaacacaggcagagggagaaacagccccCCCCACCGTGGGGAGCCCCACGTGGactcttaatcccaggactctgggatcatgctctgagccaaaggcagatgctcaaccgctgagccaactaGGTGTTCCCAgaggttgaagtcctaacccctcaGTACCTCTGGATATGTCTGTATTTGGAGAGAGGGTCTTTAGAGAGGCAATTAAAGTTAAGTGAGGTTATTGGGGTGGGCCCcgatccaatatgactggtgttctcataagaagaaaagattaggacataggcacacacagaggaaagacggTGTGAGAACAGAGAGGACGACCATCTCCAAGCCCAGGAGAGAAGTCTCGGAAGAAACCAACACTGTCCcagatctcagacttctagcctcaggaactgtgagaaaatgaatttctgttacTTAAGCCACCCCGTCTGCGTTACTTTGTTATGGCTGCCCTAGCAATCTAAATACTGTtgtcctatctgtaaaatgaagataaagaaacCTTATATCTAGGGCAGCAGGGAGACAATTGGGCACTTAAATACAGTGGTTCCCTTCTCGAGCAGGACAGAAAGGCCCATCCTTTGCTGCTGCAAATCCCATCAGTCTTAATTCTGGgtgcgggggatgggggtggttaGATTTCAAAACCAAAAGTCTCCTTTCACATATCTAAGAGCACTTATACACATCAATTCCTCTTTCTATGTTCTCTCAGACCTGTGGGTTCCACCCCCTGAGGCTCTCACCCCTGCCTCTCCTTTTTGCCTCTGAGCCAGACCCCAGGGGTGTTTGGGAAATTTGAGGGAGCAGTTTCGGTTGTCAAGACGATGACTAGTGGCAGATATGGGCATGCGGTGGGCAGGGCCTTAGATGTTGGGCAGGGCCTTAGATGTTTGCACCCCACAAGGTGGGAGTCAGTTCTTCACAACCATGAAGCAACAAACCATCCAGGTACCGTTTGACTTTTAAATGACTCCCTGGACATTCATGTTGGTGAAAAGTCTATTTATAAATCTCAGAGCCcaggaaggggcacctgagtggctcagtggttgagtgtctgccttcgctcagggcatgatccccaggtcctgtgattgagtcccgcgttgggttccccgcagggagcctggttctcctctgcctgtgtctctgcctctctctctctttgtgtctctcatgaataaataaatattttaatagtataaattattattatttttaagattttatccattttaatgttcattatttaaaaaaccaTGACAACAGTAGTAATGCCACGTGTCTTATTTACGTCTCTGATATGACACCCTGGATCACTGTGTTTGTCACTGTCTCTCCTACTCAGGCTATGCTAGGTGTAATGAAATAGCAGCTGACTATTTCATTACTTCTACTGTACAATTGGCTGaacatttacatattaaaattcatCTCGTCTTATAACAAATCaccttcctttcatttctcctttttttttttttttaaattttttatttatttatgataggcatacagtgagagagagaggcagagacacaggcagagggagaagcaggctccatgcaccgggagcccgatgtgggattcgatcccgggtctccaggatcgcgccctgggccaaaggcaggcgccaaaccgctgcgccacccagggatccctcaccttcctttcatttctcctttatGTAAAAAAGTCTTAcgggataaagaaaatgtacatgCGTACAAGCGGAATATTCCTTGGCAATCAATTTAAATGAACAAAGTACTGATCCaggctacaacatagatgaacctagaAAACACGCTGTGTGaatgaagccagacacaaaagaccacatattgtatgattccatttatatggatgTTCAGAACAgggaaatctatagagacagaaattagaTTAGTGGTGGCTTAGGGCTGGGGGGTGGTGCTGAGCTGTGGGGATTGAGTAGTTATAGCTAAGGGGATCAAGATTTCTTTCTGAGGAAATGAAacgttctaaaattgattgtggggATGGATGCACAATTCTGAATATTATAGGAACTTTGAACTGCATGCTTTCAATGAGTGAATTGTATGTATGTGAattaatatctcaataaaactgttaaaaatctTATAGATTTATAGATTTAGATAGGTTATATATCtacattaaatgcattttccatGAACTGAAAtaagtatgcatgtgtgtgtataatttcaGAGTTGAGCAGACCGGGAAAATATTTGTAGGGGAAAGAGGACATCAAGTTTGacaaggctgagaaccactgatctgcttGCTCTGTTTTTTCTTGATCTGACTTCAgttctttcctctccccctccttcttgcTGACTCTGTGGCAGGCATAGTAGACTCCCTGCTGTTCCTCCAAGTTGCAAGCTTGATCCagactcagggcctttgcacctgctattcCCTTGTTTAGAATCCTCTGTCCCAGAAAAGGAGGCTCACCTCTCTCATCATTCAGGTCTTTGCACAAATGCACCTCCTCAGAGGCTTTACCACCCCAATGATCAAAgcttgtttatttgcttattttatatccCTAGCACGGACACCTCCACACTTGCATCCAACCTCTAACCTCACATCTCTAAAATGATGTAGAATGGACACTTCAAACTTAAAATCCAAAGTGGAACTCATCTGCTCAAATGTGTTTCTACCACGGTCTTCCTCATTTCAGTACGTGGAATATGCATCTTTTCACTTCTCAGGCTCAAGACTTAGGAgtcctctctttcccttccactAAACATCCAATCAGAAATTCTGTTgcctctaccttcaaaatatatagttgggatccctgggtggctcagccatttagcgcctgccttcggcccagggcgtgatcctggagtcccaggatccagtctcgcatcaggctccctgcatggagcctgcttctccctctgcctgtgtctctgcctctgtgtgtgtgtgtgtgtgtgtgtgtgtgtgtgtgtgtgtgtgtctaaggaataaataaataaaatcttaaaaaaaatttatatatatagtacatggggtgcctggctggctcaatcagcgGGGTATGTgatttgatctcagggttgtaagtacAAGCCCCataatgggtgtagagattactttaagaaaataaaatcttggggtgcctgggtggctcagtggtcgagcacctgtctttggctcagctagtgatcccggagtcctgggatcgaatcctatatcaggctcctggtggggagcctgcctctccctctgcctatgtctctgcctctctctcagtgtctctctcatgaataaagaaataaaatcttaaaaagagaaaataaaatcttaaaaaatatacatagtagactattctagattaaaagagactAATGAAGTATAACAACCCAATGCAATGCATGAATATTGACTGAATCTTGGATAAAGAAATACTTTCTAGATATAAGAGATACTTTGGGACAATGTGAATATGAACTTTTTATTAACTAATAGCATGGAACTGGTGTTAATTTTTGTAGGTGTGATAACAGTAGCATAACAACATAGGACACGTCCTTAGTCTTGGGAGATGCA
Protein-coding sequences here:
- the NOVA2 gene encoding RNA-binding protein Nova-2, whose translation is MEPEAPDSRKRPLETPPEVVCTKRSNTGEEGEYFLKVLIPSYAAGSIIGKGGQTIVQLQKETGATIKLSKSKDFYPGTTERVCLVQGTAEALNAVHSFIAEKVREIPQAMTKPEVVNILQPQTTMNPDRAKQAKLIVPNSTAGLIIGKGGATVKAVMEQSGAWVQLSQKPEGINLQERVVTVSGEPEQVHKAVSAIVQKVQEDPQSSSCLNISYANVAGPVANSNPTGSPYASPADVLPAAAAASAAAASGLLGPAGLAGVGAFPAALPAFSGTDLLAISTALNTLASYGYNTNSLGLGLNSAAASGVLAAVAAGANPAAAAAANLLASYAGEAGAGPAGGAAPPPPPPPGALGSFALAAAANGYLGAGAGGGAGGGGGPLVAAAAAAGAAGGFLTAEKLAAESAKELVEIAVPENLVGAILGKGGKTLVEYQELTGARIQISKKGEFLPGTRNRRVTITGSPAATQAAQYLISQRVTYEQGVRASNPQKVG